In Fusarium falciforme chromosome 10, complete sequence, a single genomic region encodes these proteins:
- a CDS encoding Isochorismatase domain-containing protein — translation MAGSLIGLSRDPQLELPNSPSIITCSQPTYRTSLLNLRMAYEKQFKPALIIVDFQEDFCPPNGSLPVPEGRSIATPINILTSLPFPLILATKDFHPPTHISFASNHPSAEPYTSSTVITHPHDPSRTYETTLWPTHCVQGTEGAELVPELDVSRVHAVIEKGQDERVEMYSAFYDPFRLSDSGLAGMLHEQEVTDVYVVGLAGDYCVKATAEHAVDEGYQTWIVEEGTRPVMQDTWEESKREMEKKGIKFTSMDGEAVARVKTFT, via the exons ATGGCGGGGTCGCTTATCGGCTTATCCCGAGACCCTCAACTTGAACTCCCCAACAgcccctccatcatcacctgCAGCCAACCCACCTATAGAACGTCACTACTGAACCTCAGAATGGCATACGAGAAACAATTCAAGCCGGCCCTCATTATTGTGGACTTTCAGGAGGATTTTTGCCCACCA AACGGCTCCCTCCCGGTCCCAGAAGGCCGCTCCATCGCCACCCCAATCAACATCCTAACCTCCCTCCCCTTCCCCCTCATCCTCGCAACAAAAGACTTCCACCCGCCAACACACATCTCCTTCGCATCCAACCACCCCTCCGCGGAACCCTACACATCCTCCACCGTCATCACCCACCCCCACGATCCCTCGCGCACATACGAGACGACACTCTGGCCGACGCACTGCGTCCAGGGTACCGAGGGCGCGGAGCTGGTCCCTGAGCTGGATGTCTCGAGGGTGCATGCTGTTATTGAGAAGGGACAGGATGAGAGGGTAGAGATGTATAGTGCTTTTTATGATCCGTTTCGGTTGAGTGACAGTGGGTTGGCGGGCATGCTTCACGAGCAGGAGGTTACTGATGTTTACGTTGTTGGTCTGGCGGGTGATTATTGCGTCAAGGCTACAGCGGAGCATGCTGTTGACGAGGGATATCAGACTTGGATCGTGGAAGAGGGTACAAGGCCTGTCATGCAGGACACGTGGGAAGAGTCCAAgagggagatggagaagaagggcatcaAGTTCACATCCATGGACGGCGAGGCTGTTGCTAGAGTAAAGACATTCACTTAA
- a CDS encoding N-acetyltransferase domain-containing protein has translation MSSKPILQLNSCLVRAYNEGDVESLAKTANNPRVARWMTNAFPQPYTVEDAKKWISIANVPSPIRDFAICRLDGLAVIGGIGLKPRDDIHYRTMEIGYWLCEDYWHQGIATEVVTAFSNWAFGNFKHLLRLEAVVFEGNPASGHVLIKSGFQFESRQRAAVEKLGRVMDTLTYTKFATGNGRRLTKQHAEPRCREIETVPRMAFVKLI, from the coding sequence ATGTCCTCAAAACCCATTCTTCAGCTCAACAGCTGCCTGGTGCGAGCTTACAATGAAGGAGACGTTGAGTCTCTCGCCAAAACGGCAAACAACCCACGAGTAGCGCGATGGATGACCAACGCATTCCCGCAGCCATACACTGTCGAAGATGCCAAGAAATGGATCTCCATCGCCAATGTCCCATCCCCTATTCGCGACTTTGCGATCTGCCGGCTGGACGGCTTAGCCGTCATCGGCGGCATCGGCCTCAAACCGCGAGACGACATCCACTACCGTACCATGGAGATTGGCTACTGGTTATGTGAAGACTATTGGCATCAAGGCATCGCAACAGAAGTGGTCACTGCCTTCTCCAACTGGGCCTTTGGAAACTTTAAGCACTTGCTGCGGCTGGAAGCCGTAGTCTTTGAGGGGAATCCGGCAAGCGGTCACGTACTTATCAAATCCGGCTTTCAGTTTGAATCGAGACAGAGAGCTGCGGTCGAGAAGTTGGGTAGGGTCATGGATACCTTGACGTACACCAAGTTTGCAACGGGAAACGGCAGAAGGTTGACGAAACAACATGCAGAACCGAGATGCCGAGAAATAGAAACAGTCCCAAGGATGGCATTTGTCAAGTTGATTTGA